attttttttctctttttctctttatcttttcCACCCTTCTTCTGTCACTTTTTTTCCtgccaaaatacaaaaaaacgTACTATACACATATCACCCGCAAAGAGAGGGGTCCCTACTCACCTCTTTGTCACGTAGTAATTGACTCTAGTCACAAACTTCGATATGAGAGGAACTTTCCACAAACacaatttctcattttttttttctccttaatTACTACAACTTTGATTATTTAAGGTAACATAGTAAAATAACATTAACTAATCACGTTGAGAATGTTACTTGGCAAATATTGAATTGTTCCAACGTGTGCTAATCAGTAATGAAGTAGTTGTTTTGTCCGTGATGTCTGATTATGCACCAAATGTAATAACTATGTTTGTGAATTAAATAATAGTGCAtacagttttgaaaaaaatggaagagagaATAGAGAAAGTGAAAGTGATGTATCTGATTTTTTGCGTTGTTGGTAATCTTTAACTTTTGCAATCTCAAATCTTGAATTCCTCGTTTAACACCTAGAGACGCAACTGTGAGGAGGTTCGTTTTCTTCGCAGTGAAAGTGCCAGGATCTTTCCTCGTGGACCGCAATTGAAAGTTCAAATTGTGGTACACGTTTTGGGCGGTTGAGAAAACATAGAAACAGGGAAGAAATTTAGCCTTGGCCAGAAGTAAACGAATTTGTGAAACATAGAAAACCATGTTTCTCGAGGTTGTAGCAGTGGTGTTTGTGCTGGCAACAACAACAGTGACTGGTGAAGATTCCGTGAGTTTCACCTATAATGGGTTCCGATCAGCACCTCATTTGTATCTTGACGGCGGCGCTGAGTTCACCTCCTGTGGCATGCTTAAACTCACCAACCACACCAGGCAACAAAAGGGTCATGCTTTCTTCCAAAGTCCAATAGCCTTCAAGAACACCACAAATGGAAGTGCATCTTCTTTCTCCACCTCCTTTGTGTTTGCGATAAGTTCTGAGTATCCGGATTTGAGTGGTCATGGGATTGTGTTTGTGGTTTCTCCAACAAAAGGGCTTCCAAATTCTCTGCCAAGCCAGTACCTTGGCCTGTTTGATAACACCAACAATGGCGACACCGGCAACCATGTTTTCGGGGTGGAGCTCGATACTATTCAGAACATTGAATTTGGTGATATCAATGACAACCATGTTGGAATTGATGTCAACGAATTGAAGTCGGTTAAGTCAGTCCCTGCAGGATATTACAGTGACGGGGGGATTAAGAATTTGAGTCTCATCAGTGGCTACCCAATGCAGTTATGGGTGGAATATGATGGCCTAAAGAAGCAGATTGATGTTACTTTAGCTCCAATCAACATAGGCAAACCAGAAAGGCCTTTGTTATCTTTAAGCAAAGATCTTTCTCCAATTCTTAACAATAGCATGTACGTTGGATTCTCATCCTCAACTGGGTCAATTCAAAGTTATCATTATATTTTGGGTTGGAGCTTTAAGTTGAATGGCCAGGCTGAACAACTTGCCATCTCTGAACTCCCCAAGCTACCTGGACGAGGCAGTAAAGAACAGTCTAAGGttcttattattgttttgcCTATCATATCAGTCATTTTGGTCATCGTGGTGGTGGCTCTTGCAATGGTTCATGTCATGAAAAGGAAGAAGTTCACGGAGCTGCTTGAAGATTGGGAGCAAGACTATGGTCCTCACAGGTTCAAGTACAAAGATCTTAGCCTGGCAACAAAGGGGTTCAGGGAGAAGGAGCTATTGGGAAGCGGTGGATTTGGCAGAGTGTACAAAGGTGTGATGCCAATTTCAAAACTTGAGGTTGCAGTGAAGAAGGTGTCCCATGAATCAAGACAAGGGATGAGAGAATTTGTGGCAGAAATTGTTAGCATTGGGCGTCTCAGGCACAAGAATCTGGTTCCCCTTCTGGGGTACTGCAGGCGCAAAGGAGAGTTACTATTGGTCTATGACTACATGCCAAATGGAAGCCTTGACAAGTATCTCTACAACAAACCAAGAGTGACCCTAAATTGGAGCCAGAGATTTAGAATCACCAAAGGGGTTGCTTCAGGTCTGCTTTATCTGCATGAGGAATGGGAGCAAGTTGTGGTCCACAGAGACATTAAGGCTAGTAATGTGCTACTTGATGCCGAATTGAATGGTAGATTAGGGGACTTTGGTCTTTCAAGGTTGTATGAGCATGGAAGTGACCCTCACACTACTCATGTGGTTGGAACACTTGGGTACCTAGCCCCAGAGCACACTAGAACAGGTAAGGCCACTACAAACTCTGATGTGTTTGCTTTTGGTGCATTTATGCTAGAGGTTGTGTGTGGAAGAAGGCCAATAGAGCAAATGGGGTGTTCTGGGAGTGAAATTCTGGTTGATTGGGTGTATAACTGTTGGAAAAGAGGTGAGATTCTCGAGGCAAGGGATCCAAATTTGGGCACAAATTATAAGGCAGAGGAGGTGGAGTTGGTGTTGAAACTAGCTTTGTTGTGCTCACATTCAGATCCTTCAGCCAGACCAAGCATGCGCCAAGTTGTTCAGTATTTGGAGAGGGATGTGCCTCTGCCAGATTTATCTTTGCTTAGCTTATCTTCCACTGGCTTAAGATTTGGCCTGCATGAAGACTTTCAGGATTGTCCAATGTCTTATCCTTCATCCATGGATAGGCCAATCTCTCGCACTTCTTCAATTGCTGAATCACTTCTCTCTGGTGGACGttgattttagaaaaaagaCACATGAAATGTTGATGATTGTTCTATTTCATTGTATTTCATTTCATCGCAttcttgatatttgttatttgaTTTTGTATCATATTCTGATGTGAAATGAGTTATcgaaaatagaaaagaacatAGAGTTCGGTGTCTTGTGTTTGTTACTCCATTTTGACTCTTATGTGGTCATATCATAGATCTATAGTTTGAGTTTATGCCTCTTTAttaggaaagaaagaaaaactagACTAGTCAATATGACAGAAGATTCAGCGTGAGAGTCTGTCACATATTTTGAAGTACGAACATAAATAGTGACAACATAGCTTTTTTCTCATGTCCCCACTAGATTATCACTTCTATGTATTTGTTTAACTGAATTATGAATTTCTTCATGGCCATTGTTTCAAAACAACTTTGATTTCATATTGAGAATTGAGAATGATGTTTTAGTAAAATCACATAGAAAGCGGACACTTCAAAAGTTGAAGCCCCACAAAATTTATGTGGTTCACAATGTACCGAGACCAATCAACATTCAATTATTGTCATTTAGGCTTTCCCAacattaataactaattattacttactcaaaattcttttatgttaatattgcacgaatttctataaaaaagtttttttaagtttcagATATTCAACTGCGATTAACTcgagtttaatttaaaaagggCATTGATAATacgaaattttaaaacaaatttattaacttgtttcaattttctaatttttatttaatataaaactcttaactttatttaaattttcaatactATGTGATGGAAGATTAAGTAAGTCTATATTTCCATCGTGACCACTTTAATAATTTTGGCTTTCAGagaataaattactttattttacatTCCCgcatgaaaagaagaaaagatgatagacgatgcactttttttttttcttttttacattgcCTTCACACAATAAAATGTAACACATCATTGTCATCCTACATTTGGCATGTTAAGTGGGTGTTCTTTAATTCCTATTTGATCTCAAACCTTAAAGTACCTAATTCTTTCAACTATTTATGAACCAATAATTAATGAACTTtgataaatcataaaaaataacttgatactatttaaatcaatcaaattcATACTAAATTTAAGCTTTCATTGAACACAAACTTATAAACTTATaatgattttcaaattttaagacGGAAGATAAAAGAGTATTaagaatttatttgtttaatttatcttaacaaaaattacttttattttaaaaagctgtcattgatattttttaataaaaaaaaatatttagaactGCTTACGCAACGAGTTTTTGCATACTTTTATGCACGAGGCTATCTCAATTTCTAAAAGATTTTAGGTCAATATAATGGAGATATTTAATTCACATtccaaaagttttttttttttaagaaaaaggtcatgtaaattttaaaataattttgtcagaatttaataatttcctaaatattttttaaagatggTTTATAATTAGTCACTTTCTCTCTATCATTTATAATTACTTGAGGATGACTTGGGTTTTACAATGAAGCATAAATCTAAAGCTTTTAGTTACTTCAAGCATTGAAAACACTTCTGCTTAACTAAAACGGTAGGAAAGTGAAGTGGTTAAGGATAAACAATAGATTGGTTATGCTCTAGAGAATTTAACCAATTATATAGAGATGAAAACATTGCAAGGCAATACATTATTTATCATATTCCTCAAGATAATGAAGTAGTGGAAATGATAGATTAGATCTTGTTAGAGAGAAAGGGGAATGTTGTACAATTCAAGGTTGGAAAGAAGATTCTACGTTGAGAAAGTTAATACAACTTGATGAATCATTGtcattaatttacaaaataatttgagGTATGGTTTAAGGGATATGTGATGTTTGATGAAACATCATTTCTAAATCTTAAATACGAAGAAAGGTCATGTAGATCTAATGAGGTTTTCTACCGGGTAGAGATTGAAGGTTCTTCTATCAAAAAAGAGAAATCATCTTTTTAAAGAGTACAAATAAATTGAAATGGACTTCCAAAAGTGACATCAACATTTGCAcaaaaattagggtttaaaaTCAAGACCTCCTAAACACATTGTGTTTTATAATTCAAACGTCTTATGAAGATAGAAAATCTTACATGAGTTACATATTTGATGAtgtgatgattttttttccctttgA
This region of Vigna unguiculata cultivar IT97K-499-35 chromosome 5, ASM411807v1, whole genome shotgun sequence genomic DNA includes:
- the LOC114183045 gene encoding L-type lectin-domain containing receptor kinase IV.1, whose protein sequence is MFLEVVAVVFVLATTTVTGEDSVSFTYNGFRSAPHLYLDGGAEFTSCGMLKLTNHTRQQKGHAFFQSPIAFKNTTNGSASSFSTSFVFAISSEYPDLSGHGIVFVVSPTKGLPNSLPSQYLGLFDNTNNGDTGNHVFGVELDTIQNIEFGDINDNHVGIDVNELKSVKSVPAGYYSDGGIKNLSLISGYPMQLWVEYDGLKKQIDVTLAPINIGKPERPLLSLSKDLSPILNNSMYVGFSSSTGSIQSYHYILGWSFKLNGQAEQLAISELPKLPGRGSKEQSKVLIIVLPIISVILVIVVVALAMVHVMKRKKFTELLEDWEQDYGPHRFKYKDLSLATKGFREKELLGSGGFGRVYKGVMPISKLEVAVKKVSHESRQGMREFVAEIVSIGRLRHKNLVPLLGYCRRKGELLLVYDYMPNGSLDKYLYNKPRVTLNWSQRFRITKGVASGLLYLHEEWEQVVVHRDIKASNVLLDAELNGRLGDFGLSRLYEHGSDPHTTHVVGTLGYLAPEHTRTGKATTNSDVFAFGAFMLEVVCGRRPIEQMGCSGSEILVDWVYNCWKRGEILEARDPNLGTNYKAEEVELVLKLALLCSHSDPSARPSMRQVVQYLERDVPLPDLSLLSLSSTGLRFGLHEDFQDCPMSYPSSMDRPISRTSSIAESLLSGGR